A DNA window from Centroberyx gerrardi isolate f3 chromosome 3, fCenGer3.hap1.cur.20231027, whole genome shotgun sequence contains the following coding sequences:
- the clrn2 gene encoding clarin-2: MPSLWKRITFSVASVLCIGSVTLLFVALSTERWVTGRILCKTGVDIVNASTPELDQFIGSIYYGLFQGGKTKKCGLGNRRSKIYIFPKLVRTLNSGLHMMVILFLLAAMGFALVSLSFCIYNARKVPYQSIKGHKGLYLWNFIAGLFGALGVLCFLAAMRHHSLTERVANYRENLFRLSVLDDSLDWSFWLGVASVVTHVAVCGVVAMSRIKLPKPQSKKPEEPTISALDLLY; this comes from the exons ATGCCTAGCTTGTGGAAACGGATAACATTCTCGGTGGCCTCGGTGCTCTGTATTGGCTCCGTGACGCTCTTATTCGTGGCCCTCTCGACGGAGCGGTGGGTCACCGGACGGATCCTGTGTAAAACCGGGGTCGACATCGTGAACGCGTCCACTCCGGAGCTCGACCAGTTCATCGGGAGCATTTACTACGGACTGTTCCAGGGAGGGAAGACCAAGAAGTGTGGGCTCGGGAACAGGCGCTCCAAAATCTACA TCTTCCCTAAGCTCGTGCGGACGCTGAACAGCGGGCTTCACATGATGGTGATTCTCTTCCTGCTGGCCGCGATGGGCTTTGCCTTggtcagtctgtctttctgcattTACAACGCCCGCAAAGTCCCGTACCAGAGCATCAAGGGGCACAAGGGACTCTACCTGTGGAACTTCATCGCTG GTCTGTTCGGCGCCCTGGGTGTGCTGTGTTTCCTGGCAGCCATGAGGCACCACAGTCTGACAGAGCGGGTTGCCAACTACCGGGAGAACCTCTTCCGCCTCTCCGTCCTGGACGACAGCCTGGATTGGTCCTTCTGGCTGGGCGTGGCCAGTGTCGTGACGCACGTCGCCGTCTGCGGAGTGGTTGCTATGAGCCGGATCAAGCTGCCCAAACCACAGAGCAAGAAACCCGAAGAGCCCACCATCTCCGCTCTGGACTTGCTCTACTGA
- the lap3 gene encoding cytosol aminopeptidase has protein sequence MLPMRRAILTAVRKNHCRFFSASQSNWNARKGLVLGVYEKEGEDGSHLTEAAACWDKALSGKLSELLKISGPALKKGKTRIFYGVHQDFPCVAAVGLGKTTASVCGAENWDTCKENIREAVSAGCRQLQDLEVSHVEVDGCGDAQSAAEGAALGLFQYDQLKSKKKTKVTTQLHGSTDLAGWEKGLLYGEGQNLARLLMEGPANHITPTVFADTIEEKLAPYAEWVTVHKRPQTWIEEHQMGAFLSVSKGSEEPPVFLELHYNGCPDRTKAPLLLVGKGITFDSGGISLKPSSGMDAMRADMGGAATVCASIVTAAALKLPINIIGLAPLCENMPSGKANKPGDVVRAQNGKTIQVDNTDAEGRLILADALCYAHTFKPSAIVNAATLTGAMDVALGSAATGVFTNSDWLWEKLYTASVVTGDRVWRMPLFQHYTRQVTDSQLADLNNIGKYSRSGGACTAAAFLREFVTVTHWAHLDIAGVMTNKDEIPYLRKGMSGRPTRTLVEFAAGLAHQG, from the exons ATGCTTCCTATGAGGAGAGCTATTCTGACAGCAGTGCGGAAAAACCACTGCAGGTTCTTCTCCGCCTCGCAAAGTAACTGGAATGCCAGAAAA GGCTTGGTGCTGGGAGTGtatgagaaggagggagaggatggcAGTCACCTGACAGAGGCAGCGGCATGTTGGGACAAAGCTCTGTCCGGGAAACTTTCAGAACTGCTGAAAAT CTCTGGTCCAGCTCTGAAGAAAGGCAAAACCAGAATATTTTATGGAGTCCACCAG GACTTCCCATGCGTGGCAGCAGTTGGGCTGGGTAAGACCACCGcaagtgtgtgtggggcggAGAACTGGGACACCTGCAAGGAGAACATCAGAGAAGCAGTGTCAG CGGGCTGCAGGCAACTTCAAGACCTGGAGGTGAGCCATGTGGAGGTGGACGGCTGTGGTGACGCCCAGTCCGCAGCAGAAGGCGCCGCCCTGGGTTTGTTTCAGTATGACCAGCTCAAGTCCAAGAAGAAGACCAAAGTAACAACACAGCTTCATGGAAG TACCGACCTGGCAGGGTGGGAGAAAGGACTCCTGTATGGAGAAGGACAGAACCTGGCCAGGCTGCTCATGGAAGGTCCAGCCAATCACATCACTCCTACCGTTTTTGCAGACACCATTGAAGAGAAACTGGCGCCGTACGCTGAGTGGGTCACAGTTCATAAGAG GCCGCAGACTTGGATAGAGGAGCATCAGATGGGAGCATTCCTTAGTGTATCTAAAGGCTCGGAGGAGCCGCCTGTCTTCCTGGAACTGCATTACAACGGCTGCCCCGACCGTACGAAAGCCCCACTGCTGTTGGTCGGCAAGGGCATTACCTTTGACAG TGGCGGTATTTCTCTGAAGCCGTCTTCTGGTATGGATGCAATGCGAGCTGATATGGGAGGAGCCGCCACTGTGTGTGCGTCCATTGTCACAGCGGCAGCACTCAAACTGCCAATTAACATTATTG GTCTGGCTCCCCTGTGTGAGAACATGCCCAGTGGAAAGGCAAATAAACCAGGTGATGTTGTCAGGGCCCAGAATGGAAAAACCATACAG GTGGATAATACAGATGCAGAGGGCAGGTTGATCCTAGCCGATGCTCTCTGTTATGCTCACACCTTCAAGCCCAGTGCCATTGTCAATGCAGCTACGCTAACAG GGGCAATGGATGTAGCTCTTGGCTCAGCAGCAACTGGAGTATTCACAAACTCTGACTGGCTCTGGGAGAAGCTGTACACG gccAGTGTTGTGACAGGTGACAGAGTGTGGCGGATGCCTCTGTTCCAGCATTACACCAGACAGGTGACTGACAGCCAGCTGGCTGACCTCAACAACATCGGCAAGTACAGCCG TTCTGGCGGTGCATGCACAGCAGCTGCGTTCCTGAGAGAGTTTGTCACAGTTACTCATTGGGCCCATCTGGACATTGCTGGGGTGATGACTAACAAAGACGAAATTCCCTACCTGAGGAAAGGCATGTCTGGAAGGCCAACGCGCACGCTGGTGGAGTTTGCTGCTGGGCTGGCCCACCAAGGCTGA